The following are encoded together in the Chiloscyllium plagiosum isolate BGI_BamShark_2017 chromosome 19, ASM401019v2, whole genome shotgun sequence genome:
- the LOC122559377 gene encoding titin homolog: MTNKSKILQDNVKIFGKPRIIITVMKPFGLRILRSNTIPTVNVSTRRIQKWKKKMRTRNKQQSEGTQKKKILIPVDNHLEKSNDYIVKEWIRRKNVLLRKERERKKKQRRLEKANNKRQEIDRQKRQKESEEKVKIWMKNKIKTSTKKHINTNENTISLSADKNAQNIKMSPPVVNAVKKSINQNPNKILKNDKQITEEKLELKKKGVLIPGTRKSKAETVSLKPSFVSIENHLMNSCKVDSIVVPNSKQDDEDFQTSNSKKVQKIKLLHRQMEVKSVSKPTSFNVTKRDSPSFSNTPQTKEFKNGNSRSGKHLLHKLPFNELLSRKSKKPKEMQAKVKEEETELDKDLQFVVPKVENIQMQNKINSKKTVFGKREFDRLANISLASEVTGVTPKPKWLQEAKVTPAVKNWFVHSLEENLNAENSNSSPQDGQKVQLKTSYSLCGKTYEAAKDKSNVLKQNGALRDKEIKESSEKILFGFNEKLCQRSCVHGSEKPK, from the coding sequence atgacaaacaaaagcaaaatactacaagATAATGTCAAGATTTTTGGAAAGCCCCGAATAATCATCACCGTGATGAAACCATTCGGACTGCGAATTCTCCGTTCCAATACAATCCCAACAGTAAATGTGTCTACTCGACGCATtcaaaaatggaaaaagaaaatgcgAACCCGAAATAAACAGCAGAGTGAAGGTACTCAGAAGAAGAAAATTTTGATCCCAGTTGACAATCATCTGGAAAAGTCAAATGATTACATTGTAAAGGAGTGGATTCGACGAAAAAATGTGTTActaagaaaagagagagaaaggaagaagaaGCAGAGACGCTTAGAAAAAGCAAATAATAAAAGACAAGAAATTGATCGTCAAAAGAGGCAAAAAGAATCGGAAGAAAAGGTTAAAATATggatgaaaaacaaaatcaaaaccagTACAAAGAAGCATATAAACACTAATGAGAACACAATTTCACTCAGTGCAGATAAAAATGCTCAAAATATAAAGATGTCACCTCCTGTAGTAAATGCAGTCAAAAAATCTATTAACCAGAACCCAAATAAAATCTTAAAGAATGATAAACAAATAACTGAAGAAAAATTGGAGTTGAAAAAGAAAGGAGTCCTTATTCCAGGTACACGGAAATCCAAAGCTGAGACAGTATCTTTAAAACCATCTTTTGTTTCAATagaaaatcacctgatgaattcATGCAAGGTGGACTCCATTGTGGTTCCAAATTCAAAGCAAGATGACGAAGATTTTCAGACGTCGAACAGTAAGAAGGTACAGAAGATTAAATTATTGCATCGACAAATGGAAGTAAAATCAGTTTCAAAACCAACATCTTTCAATGTGACAAAAAGAGATTCACCAAGTTTCAGCAATACACCTCAAACCAAAGAATTCAAGAATGGTAATTCCAGAAGTGGAAAGCATCTCTTACACAAACTTCCGTTCAATGAATTGCTTTCAAGAAAGTCAAAGAAGCCCAAGGAGATGCAAGCAAAAGTGAAGGAAgaagaaacagaactggacaaaGATCTTCAATTTGTTGTCCCAAAAGTGGAAAATatacaaatgcaaaacaaaataaatagcaAAAAGACAGTATTTGGAAAGAGAGAGTTTGATAGGTTAGCTAATATTTCATTAGCATCTGAAGTCACGGGGGTAACTCCAAAACCAAAATGGCTCCAGGAAGCCAAAGTCACTCCAGCTGTAAAGAACTGGTTTGTGCACAGTTTGGAAGAGAATCTGAATGCTGAAAATAGTAATTCATCACCACAAGATGGCCAGAAAGTCCAACTTAAGACATCTTATTCTTTGTGTGGAAAGACCTACGAAGCAGCTAAAGATAAGTCTAATGTCCTGAAacaaaatggtgcactgagagaTAAAGAGATCAAAGAAAGTTCAGAGAAAATATTGTTTGGCTTTAATGAAAAACTCTGTCAGAGATCATGTGTTCATGGAAGTGAaaagccaaaataa